DNA from Flavobacteriales bacterium:
AGGGCCCCGGCATGCGCCGGGGCCCTTCATTCCTGCCGGTGAAGCTCAGGGCTGGATGACGAGGCGCTCGCTGAACGCCGCGCTGCCCGCCGTGATGTTCACCACGTAGAGGCCGGATGCCAGCTCGCCGTTGAGGTCGAGCACGGTGTTCACGTAGCCGTCCTGCACCGCGATGGTGCGTGCGGCCACGCGCTTGCCGAAGGCGTCGAAGATGTCGACGCTCACGGTCTGCACTTCGGGCTGCACGCGATCAAGCCCGATCATCAGCTGGTCGCCGCGGTTGGGGTTGGGGTGCATGCGGAGGGCGGGCGCTTCATGCGGGGTGGTGGGCGCCAAGGCCAGGCTGCCCGGGCAGGCCACCGTGCTCAGCTCGCACACATCGCCCCACGCCGGATCGCTCACCGAGTTGGGGTTGGGCGTCACCACGCACCAGGTGCTTCCGCCATTGAAGCTGGCGCGCACGTCCACCTCGTAGGTCTTGCCGCACTGCAGGCCGTTGGTGTTCACGAAGTAGTTGCCGGCGCCCACGGCGGTGGTCTTCACCAGCACGAAGTTCTCCGAAGCGAGGCGGAAGCGGAACTGGTAGCGGTTGGCGCTCACCCATTGGCAGTTGTTGTTCATCCGTCGCACGGGCTTGGCATGCACCAGGCTGGCCTGGCTGGTGCCGATGGGGCGCACCTGACCACAGCTCAGGAACTGGTTGTCGGGGATGTCCATGAGCTTGGTGCGGGGGCATTGCGCCAGGGCGTTGTTCACCATCAGGCGGCAGGCGGGGCCCCAGGGCAGGTAGTCGCCAGCCACGCGGCCGCGCACCTTCACGTTGTAGAGCACGCCCTCCTGCAGCTGGTTGCCGCTCCAGCTGTTGAGCTGGAAGTGGCAGGCGCGTACTGCATTGTTGGGCAGGCCATTGCTGGTGCTGTGGCTCTGGAAGCGCTTGAAGCTGTACCCGCCATTGGGGTCGTACCACCACATCTGATAGCCGCTGTTCGCGTTGCTAACGCCGAACTGGGCGCTCACCGCCGGGTTCGCATTGGCCACCACGAACTCACCGCCGCAGGGGCTGGTCTTCCAGTCGATCCGGTCGCAGCTGGTGTAGATCAGGCGGTCGCTTCCCAGCGGCAGGCAGAAGCCCTCGCCATTGGCGATCTGGCTGGTGAGGCCGCTGGCAAAGCCGCCGTTGCCGTACTGGTCGCGCAGGTTGTCCACGAGGCGTGCGCCGCTGTTGATCTTCAGCTGGTAGCCGCCGCCACCGGCGATGCCGTCTCCGGCGTCATCGGTCACCACCAGGTAGAAGCAGCCGTCGGGCAGGCAGGTGGCCTCGCTGTAGGCGGGGCTGGGCGGGTAGATGCCGCCGCCGGCCTGCACCAGGATGTCGGTGCCCTGCTCGCGGAGCTCCCAGCCCAGGTCGCTGGCCCCGTCAGGCTGCCAGATCAGGTCCAGGTCGGTGGTGCAGGGCACGCCGGAGCAGTTGCAGTTCGTGTCGTACACATCCAGCACCGTGGCCGGGTTGCTGTCGTCGCACGCGGTGCCCGGGAGCGCCGGTCCGTCGTACACGCCCTGGCAGTCGGGTGCCTGCACGCAGATGGTGAACTCACCGGTGGCGCCGGCCCAGCCGTAGACGCGCACCAAGTAGGTCTCGCCTGCGGTGAGGCCCGTGACGCTGAGCACCTCGGCCTGGCCGTTGATGGTGGCATCCACGCAGGCCACGCTGGTGCCATTGCAAGCGCCGCTGCGCACCTCCACGATGGGGTCGTAGGCGCCGAGGCCCTGCACCGTCACGCGGTGCGCGGTGCCCGAGGCCACGAAGCTGTACCAGACATCGTTGGCCGCGGAGCTGGTGAAGGAGCTGCAGGTGCTGGGGGCCACGGATTGGGTGGAACCGACCGAGGTTCCTGCCGTGGGCGCGCAGGCGTAGCCCACCGTCAGCGGCACAGCGTTCGCACAAGCGTCGTTCGCCGGGGCCGGGACGGCCACGGAGATCTGCAGCGTGTAGTTGCCGAACTCAGCGGTGTTCCAGCCGTCCACCACGAAGTAATAGGTGTTGCCGGCGGTCACGCTAAGGCCGGTGATCTGCGAGTTGAAGGGGCCGCCGCCATAGAGGGGCGCCTGGCAGCCATCGTCCTGGCAGGCATAGGTGGTTCCCGCGCAGGAGTTCTCGTACACCATCAGCTTGCTGTCGTAGCTCGTGGTGCCCACGCAGAGCGTGAGGTCGAGCGTCTGGTTCACCGCCGGCGTGTAGCTGTACACCACATCACGGCCACCTGTGGCGTTCTGATCGCACGTGGTGGTGTTGTAGTTGTTCAGGAAGCCCGCGGTGCTGCCGGCAACGGTGGCCGGCACGGTGGGGATGACGATGGCCGTGCCGCAGATCTCACCGGCGATGGGCGGCGAGGCCAGCGTGGTGAACAGCGTGGCGAAGGTGTTGATGCTGAAGCCGGCTGGGCTGCCGCAATCGCTGCGCACGAAGAAGCGGTACTGCGTGTTGGGCAGCAGGCCCGTGAGGGTCACCGGCGAAGCCGCAGCGGTGACGATGGTGCCGTTCGGGCCGGGCGTGGCGCCGGTGCCGGGCGTGGTGAAGGTGGCGGCCGGGCCGTACTCCACGATGTAGCTGCCTGCCGGTCCCACCCAGCCGATGGCGGCCGTGTTGTTGGTGATCTCCGAGGCGGTCGGCGTGGCCGGAGCCGGGCAATCCGATCCGCTGATGCAGAGGTTGAACGTGCCGGGGAGCCCAGACCCCGTGTTGGTGAACACGCGCAGGTAGTAGTCGGTATTCGCTGTGGCGCCGGTGAAGTTGATGAGCGTGGGCGAGTTGGCCAGGCAGCCGATGAGCGCGCCGCCGCAACCCGGACCGTCGTACAGGGCGATGGCGTAGTTCGTGGCCGTGCCGGCGCTCATGTTGATGCGGATGGGCGGAGCGGTGGTGCCCGAATTGAAGCGGTACCAAACATCCTGAACGGTTCCTGCCACGTTGTTGCAGGTCGGGGCAGGGCCGTCATTGGTGGCATTCACCGTGGTGCCCACCACGCCGCCAGCCGGGCAGCCATCGATGCTGTTGATCGGGAGCAGGGTGGCATTCGTGCAGTCGTCGTTGGGCGGCGGGCAGCCGAGCCCGGGCTGGAAGCTGCCCAGGTTCACGTCGCAGCCGCCGTCGCTCTCATGCGCCAGGGTCACGGCCACGGTGGTGCCGATGGCATAGGGTCCGAGCGTCTCAACGGCGGATTCGCCCAGCCCGGTGATGGGCGTCTGCGGTGCGCCGTTCACCGTGTACTCCAGGTCAACGGTCGACCCATCGCCGGTGAAGCTTACGGCCACATCCAGGGTGAAGGTGCCGGTGAGGCAGTCCACATTGGGCGAAACGGAGCCATCGGGGTCCACGCAGCCGGGCGTGCATTCCACCTCGAAGACCCAGTTGGCGGCCCCGGACAATCCATCCTGGCAGCTGCCGCTGGCATCGCTGTCGATCTCGATGAAGAGCGCGCTTCCCGTGGAGGTCCCATTCACCCCATCGAGGTCGGCGAACGAGCCGGTGAGCTGCTGGATGGGGTCGCCGTTGCTGTCGGTGCCGCTGTATGCGCGGATGACGTCATTGGGGTCCATTCCGCCTGATACGAAGGTCACCGTCACGGTCTCGTTGGGATTGCCGGCGAGGAAGGTGAAGGTGCGTGGGTCGCCGTTGCGGTAGCAGTGCTCCACGGTGATGGTGCTGCCGCAGGTGAGGGTGACCGGGCAGTTGCTGTAGTGGTCGCCGAGGGCCAGGTCACAGAGGGTGCTGTTGCTCACGCTGAGGCTCACCTTGGTGCCGACCGGGAAGGCGGGCAGCACGTTGCTGCCGAGGCTGGCGGCCTGGCTGCCGGGGCCGCCGGGGGTTGCCACCCAGTTGATGGTCATGGCGCCGCCGGGGTTGCTGGCGATGTTCACATCGATGCTGAAGGTGCCGCCGGAGCAATCATCGGTGATGGAGGTCGTCGCTGCCACGGGGCCGCAGACGTTCAGGGTGAAGTCCAGGACTTGGCCGAAGGTGCTGTTGCCGCAGGGCGTGTTGTTGGGCAGGAAGCCGCCGGCCACATCCACATACTGCCGGCGGATGCGAAGCCGCTTGGCGCCTGGCGCGGTGCCTGGAGGGCAGTTGATGAGGCCATTGAGCGGTCCCACCGGAATTCCGATGGCGGAGTTGACCACGTTCTCGCCCGCGTCATCCCAGTCGAGGTCGCCGTTCCAATCCACCCAGGCGATGAACTGATCCAGCGGATAGTTGAGGCTGCGCGTGAAGACGAAGGGATAGCTGCCGCCCGGCGCCATGCTGCCGGTTACGGCGCTGAAGTCCACGTAGCCTGCAATGCTCGCATTCGCCTGGTTGATGCCGGCTACGCTCACATTGCTCACGGTGCCGATGTTGGCGGGGTTCGTGTTCGCGGCGCCCGCCGTGCAGTAGTTCACGGTGAAGACGTACGGCGACGACCAATGGCTGAAGCCGTCGATGCCGCAGTCGCCGCGCACATAGGCGGCATAGGTCTGTCCGAAGGTGAGCGGGGTGGCGTTGAAGGGCGGGGCGGCCACCGTACCGGAGAGCGCCAGGCCGCTCGGGCCGCTGCCGGGTGCGCCGCTGGTGCGCACTTCCACCTCGTAGCCGGTGGCGCTCGTGGTGGTCCAGGAGACCAGGCCCAGCGTGGGGCTCGAGAGGGAGACGACGGGATTCAACGGCGTGGCGCAGGCCAGCACGTCGCGGATGTCGATGTTGTCGAGGTAAACGGCATTGGCGAAGCCGCTCGTGCCCTCGAATCGGATGGCATTGGCACCCGCCGGCACGGAGAAGGCGAGCCTCCTCCATTGCGTGCTCGTGGGGACGAAAAGCGCAGCCTGCTCACCGCCGGTGTTCAGGTCGCCGCCCACCGCATTCGTCATGGTGACGATGTCGGTCCAAGGTCCGGCATTGCCCGTGGTGGAGTACTGCAGCTTGATCTGGTCGGTCGCCGTGTCGGTGAACTTGGCGCCGGCCACGTCGAAGACCACCTCCTTCGAACCGGTTAGCGCCGGGAAGGTGGGGCTGGTGAGGATGAGGGTGCCGGATGCGGCATTGAAGAAGTTGAAGCGGGCGGATC
Protein-coding regions in this window:
- a CDS encoding GEVED domain-containing protein, translated to MKEKNALKALTRLCAAAALLLGVHWRASAQTTITTSTTANFGVAGITFVVENTNPYPVQITAMGLHVQATSNGGTATLYASTTSLSGTTTIPSAAWTTVASAPIVSAGLGVLPIFNSLTYTIPPTSAVRFGITATTNLVIGNPGVNTYSADGVNLRRGNYVIGGFNVGFAASTLPSFTFNPYDYNGFITFVPVVPCAGVPAPGATTSNVLGACIGQNITLGLQNSTTGTGVTYAWELDNGGGWTGFGTNAATQTVTQSASTSYRCTVTCTEPGGGSETSTPITIPMATDLPVAFSQTDFPSNCWSRSGTSSAFLTRDAVNGQGMPGSGSARFNFFNAASGTLILTSPTFPALTGSKEVVFDVAGAKFTDTATDQIKLQYSTTGNAGPWTDIVTMTNAVGGDLNTGGEQAALFVPTSTQWRRLAFSVPAGANAIRFEGTSGFANAVYLDNIDIRDVLACATPLNPVVSLSSPTLGLVSWTTTSATGYEVEVRTSGAPGSGPSGLALSGTVAAPPFNATPLTFGQTYAAYVRGDCGIDGFSHWSSPYVFTVNYCTAGAANTNPANIGTVSNVSVAGINQANASIAGYVDFSAVTGSMAPGGSYPFVFTRSLNYPLDQFIAWVDWNGDLDWDDAGENVVNSAIGIPVGPLNGLINCPPGTAPGAKRLRIRRQYVDVAGGFLPNNTPCGNSTFGQVLDFTLNVCGPVAATTSITDDCSGGTFSIDVNIASNPGGAMTINWVATPGGPGSQAASLGSNVLPAFPVGTKVSLSVSNSTLCDLALGDHYSNCPVTLTCGSTITVEHCYRNGDPRTFTFLAGNPNETVTVTFVSGGMDPNDVIRAYSGTDSNGDPIQQLTGSFADLDGVNGTSTGSALFIEIDSDASGSCQDGLSGAANWVFEVECTPGCVDPDGSVSPNVDCLTGTFTLDVAVSFTGDGSTVDLEYTVNGAPQTPITGLGESAVETLGPYAIGTTVAVTLAHESDGGCDVNLGSFQPGLGCPPPNDDCTNATLLPINSIDGCPAGGVVGTTVNATNDGPAPTCNNVAGTVQDVWYRFNSGTTAPPIRINMSAGTATNYAIALYDGPGCGGALIGCLANSPTLINFTGATANTDYYLRVFTNTGSGLPGTFNLCISGSDCPAPATPTASEITNNTAAIGWVGPAGSYIVEYGPAATFTTPGTGATPGPNGTIVTAAASPVTLTGLLPNTQYRFFVRSDCGSPAGFSINTFATLFTTLASPPIAGEICGTAIVIPTVPATVAGSTAGFLNNYNTTTCDQNATGGRDVVYSYTPAVNQTLDLTLCVGTTSYDSKLMVYENSCAGTTYACQDDGCQAPLYGGGPFNSQITGLSVTAGNTYYFVVDGWNTAEFGNYTLQISVAVPAPANDACANAVPLTVGYACAPTAGTSVGSTQSVAPSTCSSFTSSAANDVWYSFVASGTAHRVTVQGLGAYDPIVEVRSGACNGTSVACVDATINGQAEVLSVTGLTAGETYLVRVYGWAGATGEFTICVQAPDCQGVYDGPALPGTACDDSNPATVLDVYDTNCNCSGVPCTTDLDLIWQPDGASDLGWELREQGTDILVQAGGGIYPPSPAYSEATCLPDGCFYLVVTDDAGDGIAGGGGYQLKINSGARLVDNLRDQYGNGGFASGLTSQIANGEGFCLPLGSDRLIYTSCDRIDWKTSPCGGEFVVANANPAVSAQFGVSNANSGYQMWWYDPNGGYSFKRFQSHSTSNGLPNNAVRACHFQLNSWSGNQLQEGVLYNVKVRGRVAGDYLPWGPACRLMVNNALAQCPRTKLMDIPDNQFLSCGQVRPIGTSQASLVHAKPVRRMNNNCQWVSANRYQFRFRLASENFVLVKTTAVGAGNYFVNTNGLQCGKTYEVDVRASFNGGSTWCVVTPNPNSVSDPAWGDVCELSTVACPGSLALAPTTPHEAPALRMHPNPNRGDQLMIGLDRVQPEVQTVSVDIFDAFGKRVAARTIAVQDGYVNTVLDLNGELASGLYVVNITAGSAAFSERLVIQP